The following coding sequences lie in one Phyllopteryx taeniolatus isolate TA_2022b chromosome 4, UOR_Ptae_1.2, whole genome shotgun sequence genomic window:
- the wbp1lb gene encoding WW domain binding protein 1-like b isoform X1 gives MKFGNCSVAYFFPSRCNFLGGMQVAWAVKMGLFLHNVASVTPTASTNDRSLLVCEGVNNQSYMCESGHCCGESQCCSYYYELWWFWLVWTIIFILSCCCVCHHRRTKHRLQQQQRQHEINLIAYREAHNYPSVPFYFRFLPSYLLPDYEEVVNRPPTPPPPYSALHTTPSSAVSQPHPEQQDGQCPPIQPTPAPPDLDLLCNRPSLEEPQPAALNLMPKADSKPAQTTQDSGMILLSEGISGERLNLEEKRSDCKDPLLKDLLDDKDRLPNGRRRRFTGDSGIEVCVCGSHGSNGCSGAGGLEGKELRELESLLGRDGNDDEEAGDFCDSCVHRSSFSVEEEQSLGRSERGAAPGSSQPAHLTSSASLHPPVSLLLQTINEQESPHHSTSTEPQG, from the exons ATGAAGTTTGGGAACTGTAGTGTTGCATATTTTTTCCCTAGTCGTTGCAACTTTTTGGGAGGAATGCAAGTTGCTTGGGCTGTTAAAATGGGATTGTTTTTGCACAACGTTGCCTCTGTCACCCCCACAGCTTCCACAAATGACCGG AGCCTGCTGGTCTGTGAAGGTGTCAACAACCAGAGCTACATGTGTGAATCGGGTCACTGCTGTGGAGAATCTCAGTGTTGCAGTTACTACTATGAGCTTTGGT GGTTTTGGTTGGTCTGGACTATCATCTTCATTTTGagctgctgctgtgtgtgtcaCCATCGCCGTACCAAACACcgactacaacaacaacagcgaCAGCACGAGATCAACCTCATTGCTTATCGTGAAGCACACAACTATCCCTCAGTGCCCTTCTACTTCA GGTTTCTTCCAAGCTACCTCCTGCCAGATTACGAAGAAGTAGTGAACCGGCCACCTACTCCCCCACCACCCTACAGTGCCTTACACACAACACCATCCTCAGCAGTCTCACAGCCTCACCCTGAGCAGCAGGATGGACAGTGTCCACCCATTCAACCAACCCCAGCGCCTCCTGACTTGGACCTCCTGTGCAACAGACCTAGTCTAGAGGAGCCACAACCAGCTGCTTTAAATTTAATGCCAAAGGCTGACAGCAAGCCTGCACAGACAACACAGGACTCAGGCATGATACTATTGTCAGAGGGGATTAGTGGGGAGAGACTCAACCTTGAGGAAAAGAGAAGCGACTGCAAGGATCCTCTGTTGAAGGACCTGTTAGATGACAAAGATCGACTCCCTAATGGTAGAAGACGACGATTTACAGGGGATTCTGGgattgaagtgtgtgtgtgtggctcacATGGGAGCAATGGTTGTAGTGGAGCAGGTGGCCTGGAAGGTAAGGAGTTGCGGGAGCTGGAGAGCCTGCTGGGCCGTGATGgaaatgatgatgaggaggctGGAGACTTCTGTGACAGTTGTGTTCACCGGTCTTCCTTCAGCGTGGAAGAGGAGCAGTCGCTCGGCAGGTCGGAGAGGGGAGCGGCACCAGGTTCCTCCCAGCCTGCGCACCTCACAAGCAGTGCCTCACTGCACCCTCCAGTGTCCCTCCTCCTCCAAACCATCAATGAGCAGGAGAGTCCCCACCACAGCACCAGTACTGAGCCACAGGGTTAA
- the wbp1lb gene encoding WW domain binding protein 1-like b isoform X2, with translation MCESGHCCGESQCCSYYYELWWFWLVWTIIFILSCCCVCHHRRTKHRLQQQQRQHEINLIAYREAHNYPSVPFYFRFLPSYLLPDYEEVVNRPPTPPPPYSALHTTPSSAVSQPHPEQQDGQCPPIQPTPAPPDLDLLCNRPSLEEPQPAALNLMPKADSKPAQTTQDSGMILLSEGISGERLNLEEKRSDCKDPLLKDLLDDKDRLPNGRRRRFTGDSGIEVCVCGSHGSNGCSGAGGLEGKELRELESLLGRDGNDDEEAGDFCDSCVHRSSFSVEEEQSLGRSERGAAPGSSQPAHLTSSASLHPPVSLLLQTINEQESPHHSTSTEPQG, from the exons ATGTGTGAATCGGGTCACTGCTGTGGAGAATCTCAGTGTTGCAGTTACTACTATGAGCTTTGGT GGTTTTGGTTGGTCTGGACTATCATCTTCATTTTGagctgctgctgtgtgtgtcaCCATCGCCGTACCAAACACcgactacaacaacaacagcgaCAGCACGAGATCAACCTCATTGCTTATCGTGAAGCACACAACTATCCCTCAGTGCCCTTCTACTTCA GGTTTCTTCCAAGCTACCTCCTGCCAGATTACGAAGAAGTAGTGAACCGGCCACCTACTCCCCCACCACCCTACAGTGCCTTACACACAACACCATCCTCAGCAGTCTCACAGCCTCACCCTGAGCAGCAGGATGGACAGTGTCCACCCATTCAACCAACCCCAGCGCCTCCTGACTTGGACCTCCTGTGCAACAGACCTAGTCTAGAGGAGCCACAACCAGCTGCTTTAAATTTAATGCCAAAGGCTGACAGCAAGCCTGCACAGACAACACAGGACTCAGGCATGATACTATTGTCAGAGGGGATTAGTGGGGAGAGACTCAACCTTGAGGAAAAGAGAAGCGACTGCAAGGATCCTCTGTTGAAGGACCTGTTAGATGACAAAGATCGACTCCCTAATGGTAGAAGACGACGATTTACAGGGGATTCTGGgattgaagtgtgtgtgtgtggctcacATGGGAGCAATGGTTGTAGTGGAGCAGGTGGCCTGGAAGGTAAGGAGTTGCGGGAGCTGGAGAGCCTGCTGGGCCGTGATGgaaatgatgatgaggaggctGGAGACTTCTGTGACAGTTGTGTTCACCGGTCTTCCTTCAGCGTGGAAGAGGAGCAGTCGCTCGGCAGGTCGGAGAGGGGAGCGGCACCAGGTTCCTCCCAGCCTGCGCACCTCACAAGCAGTGCCTCACTGCACCCTCCAGTGTCCCTCCTCCTCCAAACCATCAATGAGCAGGAGAGTCCCCACCACAGCACCAGTACTGAGCCACAGGGTTAA